One Mycolicibacterium parafortuitum DNA segment encodes these proteins:
- the pe gene encoding acyltransferase PE, whose translation MRRHIAFATALGTLGAAGLLGFGVATAQPEPAPPVTPGDAPMPMGTPGRGYALGGAHVLGIPYDEYIMRTGADWFPGLDREIVDYPAGQVQGHTLERLFPGIGAFGDRIMPGLGLDGPSYGESIDVGAPNLIEAIRRGGPGTAIGLSEGASVLDEVQARLAYDPAAPPPDQLSFATYGNPVGKHAFGESFLTQNFPVGSVVPSLDYRIPAPVESQYDTYQFVSAYDSIADWPDRPDNWLSVANAIVGLATGHTAVAFTNPSMVPPGNIRTTVNSRGAKTTTVMIPEEHLPLVLPFKYLGVPKDTLIELDRVLQPYVDAGYSRNDDPATAPVTVDHVIGYDPAEVTAPATQAAFGGGTDPVSQLLAGLQYVVNNPPS comes from the coding sequence ATGAGGCGGCACATCGCATTCGCCACCGCGCTGGGCACACTCGGCGCGGCGGGCCTGTTGGGATTCGGGGTCGCCACGGCCCAACCCGAGCCCGCACCCCCGGTCACCCCGGGTGACGCGCCGATGCCGATGGGCACCCCGGGCCGCGGGTACGCGCTCGGCGGCGCCCACGTGCTGGGCATCCCGTACGACGAATACATCATGCGCACCGGCGCGGACTGGTTCCCCGGCCTGGACCGCGAGATCGTCGACTATCCCGCCGGACAGGTCCAGGGCCACACCTTGGAGCGGCTGTTCCCGGGGATCGGCGCGTTCGGTGACCGCATCATGCCCGGGCTCGGACTCGACGGCCCCAGCTACGGCGAATCCATCGACGTCGGCGCCCCGAACCTGATCGAGGCGATCCGCCGGGGCGGACCCGGTACCGCGATCGGCCTGTCCGAGGGGGCGTCGGTGCTCGACGAGGTGCAGGCCCGGCTGGCCTACGATCCGGCGGCGCCACCACCGGATCAGCTGAGCTTCGCCACCTACGGCAACCCCGTCGGCAAGCACGCGTTCGGCGAGAGCTTCCTGACCCAGAACTTCCCGGTCGGCAGCGTCGTCCCGTCGCTGGACTACCGCATCCCGGCGCCGGTGGAAAGCCAGTACGACACCTATCAGTTCGTCTCGGCCTACGACAGCATCGCCGATTGGCCGGACCGCCCGGACAACTGGCTGTCGGTCGCCAACGCGATCGTCGGGCTCGCGACCGGGCACACCGCCGTCGCGTTCACCAACCCGAGCATGGTCCCACCGGGCAACATCCGCACCACCGTGAACTCGCGGGGTGCCAAGACGACGACGGTGATGATCCCCGAGGAGCATCTGCCGTTGGTGCTGCCGTTCAAGTACCTCGGGGTCCCCAAGGACACGCTGATCGAACTCGACCGGGTGCTGCAGCCCTACGTCGACGCCGGGTACTCGCGCAACGACGATCCGGCCACCGCGCCGGTCACCGTCGACCACGTCATCGGCTACGACCCGGCCGAGGTCACCGCGCCGGCCACCCAGGCCGCCTTCGGCGGCGGCACCGACCCGGTGTCGCAGTTGCTCGCGGGTCTGCAGTACGTGGTGAACAACCCGCCGAGCTGA
- a CDS encoding GAP family protein, which yields MWFTLLAMAVAVSLEPFRIGMTALMVNRPRPALQLFAFLAGGFAMGLAVGMVVLFALRPALSSAHFTLPRVQIVVGLVVLCTAAVVGSGLVGRPRDPDRGPGFVARHARRVVEGRSLWTAAAVGLGTALPSVDYLAALALIAASGAAAATQFGALLVFNAVAFALIEIPLLCYLVSPDRTRAALASLNAWIRARGRYGVCALMAVVGAVLLVIGLAGL from the coding sequence ATGTGGTTCACGCTCCTGGCCATGGCCGTGGCGGTCAGCCTGGAGCCGTTCCGGATCGGGATGACCGCGCTGATGGTCAACCGTCCCCGTCCCGCTCTTCAGCTCTTCGCGTTCCTGGCCGGTGGCTTCGCGATGGGGCTGGCGGTCGGCATGGTGGTGCTGTTCGCGCTGCGTCCGGCGCTGTCGTCGGCACATTTCACGCTGCCCCGGGTGCAGATCGTGGTCGGGTTGGTGGTGTTGTGCACCGCGGCCGTGGTGGGTTCCGGGCTGGTGGGGCGTCCTCGTGACCCGGACCGCGGGCCGGGCTTCGTCGCGAGGCACGCGCGGCGCGTCGTCGAGGGCCGCTCCCTGTGGACTGCCGCGGCGGTGGGTCTGGGGACCGCGCTGCCGTCCGTCGACTACCTGGCCGCGCTGGCGCTGATCGCTGCGTCCGGGGCGGCGGCCGCGACGCAGTTCGGCGCGCTGCTGGTGTTCAACGCGGTGGCGTTCGCGCTGATCGAGATCCCGCTGCTGTGCTATCTGGTGAGCCCGGACCGCACCCGGGCGGCGCTGGCGTCGCTGAACGCCTGGATCCGGGCGCGCGGCCGCTACGGCGTGTGCGCGTTGATGGCGGTCGTCGGCGCGGTACTGCTGGTAATCGGCCTCGCCGGCCTGTAG
- a CDS encoding isopenicillin N synthase family dioxygenase produces MSTVQTALPVIDLREEPDALRDRLRRVAREVGFFYLTGHGVSDDLTGRLLDAARRFFALPQPDKDAVAMVGSPHFRGYTRLGGELTGGQVDWREQIDIGPERTPIPEPAEPYLRLQGPNRWPSALPELPAIIAEWDAALAQVGRKLLRQWAAALGSAEDVFDAAFAEVPATLIKIVRYPRHAQNPQGVGAHRDAGVLTLLLADSRGLQVRDPAAGWVEVPPVDGAFIVNIGEMLEIATGGYLRATEHRVNLADAGERISVPYFFNPRLDARLPVLTLPAELAADARGVSADPANEQIFPVYGRNAWKSRLRAHPDVAAAHGYVEGLRR; encoded by the coding sequence GTGAGCACTGTGCAGACGGCGCTGCCCGTCATCGACCTTCGCGAGGAGCCCGACGCGCTACGCGACCGGCTGCGCCGGGTCGCCCGGGAAGTCGGGTTCTTCTACCTGACCGGACACGGCGTCTCCGACGACCTCACCGGGCGGCTACTCGACGCGGCACGCCGGTTCTTCGCGCTGCCCCAACCCGACAAGGACGCCGTCGCGATGGTGGGCAGCCCGCACTTCCGCGGCTACACCCGGCTCGGTGGCGAGCTGACCGGCGGGCAGGTCGACTGGCGCGAGCAGATCGACATCGGCCCCGAGCGCACCCCGATCCCCGAACCGGCGGAGCCCTACCTGCGGCTGCAGGGGCCCAACCGGTGGCCGTCGGCGCTGCCCGAGTTGCCCGCGATCATCGCGGAGTGGGACGCGGCGCTGGCCCAGGTCGGCCGGAAGCTGTTGCGGCAGTGGGCCGCAGCGCTGGGCAGCGCCGAAGACGTGTTCGACGCGGCGTTCGCCGAGGTGCCGGCCACCTTGATCAAGATCGTGAGGTATCCGCGGCACGCGCAGAACCCCCAGGGCGTCGGTGCGCACCGCGACGCCGGCGTGCTGACGCTGCTGCTGGCCGACAGCCGCGGCCTACAGGTGCGCGATCCGGCCGCCGGGTGGGTCGAGGTACCCCCGGTCGACGGCGCGTTCATCGTCAACATCGGCGAGATGCTGGAGATCGCGACCGGTGGCTACCTGCGTGCCACCGAACACCGCGTCAACCTCGCCGATGCCGGGGAGCGGATCTCGGTGCCGTACTTCTTCAATCCCCGGCTGGACGCGCGGCTGCCGGTGCTGACGCTGCCCGCCGAACTCGCCGCCGACGCCCGCGGGGTCAGCGCGGACCCTGCGAACGAGCAGATCTTCCCCGTGTACGGTCGCAACGCATGGAAGAGCAGGCTGCGGGCGCACCCGGACGTGGCCGCCGCACACGGGTACGTGGAAGGATTGCGACGATGA
- a CDS encoding AMP-binding protein translates to MTATPQSTILSMLHGRASMRPDDIAFTFTEYADDPAGVAEDVTWSQLSRRTINVARAIREHGAIGDRAVILAPQGLDYILAFLGAMEAGLIAVPLPLPHRGSNHDRVSAVFTDTTPSVVLTTSAVAEDVGDYVDQARMEVAPKILQIDSLDLDARTVAEPLPRGEVPVIAYLQYSSGSTRLPTGVMISHRNLQSNYEQLMRSFFAVPHITSTANLTIVSWLPFYHDMGLVLGVCAPILGGHPAKLTSPVAFLEKPSRWVRALAQNPQAFSAAPNFAFELAARKTSDSDLAGLDLGDVLGIINGAERVNPATLERFADRFAHFNFRDNMLRPSYGLAEATVFVASGIYDESAPQPRFDSDELSARRVKPCTAASGTALVRYTLPQAPLVRIVDVDARTECPPDAIGEIWVHGENVASGYWSRPADAQQCFGATIVDPSPGTPDGPWLRTGDLGFVHDGELFIVGRIKDLLIIRGRNHYPEDIEATVSGITRGRVAAISVPENSTEKLVTVIELKKNTGEDATRWLHEVKSDVTSAISNAHGLNVEDLVFVPPGSIPTTTSGKVRRSACVDHYRQDQFDRLDA, encoded by the coding sequence GTGACAGCTACGCCCCAGTCGACGATTCTCTCGATGCTGCACGGCCGCGCCAGCATGCGCCCCGACGACATCGCGTTCACGTTCACCGAATACGCCGACGATCCGGCCGGTGTCGCCGAGGACGTGACCTGGTCGCAGCTGTCGCGGCGAACGATCAACGTGGCGCGCGCAATTCGCGAGCACGGCGCGATCGGCGATCGCGCGGTGATCCTGGCGCCGCAGGGTCTGGACTACATCCTCGCGTTCCTCGGCGCGATGGAGGCCGGGCTGATCGCCGTCCCGCTTCCGCTGCCGCACCGCGGCTCCAACCACGACCGGGTCAGCGCGGTGTTCACCGACACCACCCCGTCGGTCGTGCTGACCACCTCGGCGGTCGCCGAGGATGTCGGCGACTACGTCGACCAGGCCCGCATGGAGGTCGCGCCGAAGATCCTGCAGATCGATTCGCTGGATCTGGACGCGCGGACGGTAGCCGAGCCGCTGCCGCGCGGCGAGGTACCCGTCATCGCGTACCTGCAGTACAGCTCGGGCTCCACCCGGCTGCCCACCGGCGTGATGATCTCGCACCGCAACCTGCAGTCGAACTACGAGCAGCTGATGCGCAGCTTCTTCGCGGTGCCGCACATCACGTCGACGGCGAACCTGACGATCGTGTCCTGGCTGCCCTTCTACCACGACATGGGGTTGGTGCTCGGGGTGTGCGCGCCGATCCTCGGCGGCCATCCGGCGAAGTTGACCAGCCCGGTCGCGTTCCTGGAGAAGCCGTCGCGCTGGGTCAGGGCGCTGGCCCAGAACCCGCAGGCGTTCTCCGCGGCGCCGAACTTCGCGTTCGAGCTGGCGGCCCGCAAGACCAGCGACAGCGATCTGGCCGGACTCGACCTCGGTGACGTGCTCGGCATCATCAACGGTGCCGAGCGGGTGAACCCGGCGACGCTGGAGCGCTTCGCAGACCGCTTCGCGCACTTCAACTTCCGGGACAACATGCTGCGCCCGTCCTACGGGCTGGCCGAGGCGACGGTGTTCGTGGCCAGCGGCATCTACGACGAGTCGGCGCCGCAGCCCCGCTTCGACAGCGACGAGTTGTCCGCGCGCCGGGTGAAACCGTGCACCGCCGCGTCGGGCACCGCGCTGGTCCGCTACACGCTGCCGCAGGCGCCGCTGGTGCGCATCGTGGACGTGGATGCGCGCACCGAATGCCCGCCCGACGCGATCGGCGAGATCTGGGTGCACGGCGAGAACGTCGCGTCCGGGTACTGGAGCAGGCCGGCCGACGCACAGCAGTGCTTCGGCGCGACCATCGTCGACCCGTCCCCGGGCACCCCCGACGGGCCGTGGCTGCGCACCGGCGATCTCGGCTTCGTCCACGACGGCGAGTTGTTCATCGTCGGGCGCATCAAGGACCTGCTGATCATCCGCGGCCGCAACCACTACCCCGAGGACATCGAGGCCACCGTCTCCGGCATCACCCGCGGCCGCGTCGCCGCGATCTCGGTGCCGGAGAACAGCACCGAGAAGCTGGTCACCGTCATCGAGTTGAAGAAGAACACCGGCGAGGACGCGACGCGCTGGCTGCACGAGGTGAAAAGCGACGTCACCTCGGCGATCTCGAACGCGCACGGTCTCAACGTCGAGGACCTCGTGTTCGTGCCGCCCGGCTCGATCCCGACCACCACGAGCGGCAAGGTGCGCCGCTCTGCCTGCGTCGACCACTACCGCCAAGATCAGTTCGACCGGCTGGACGCCTGA